Sequence from the Luteibacter aegosomaticola genome:
CCGTAGGAGCCCACCCTGTGGGCGACATCTTTCGTGATAGCGCTACGGGCCTGTAGCTCTTTCGCGAACGGCGTCGCCCACAGGGTGGGCTCCTACGGGGGGCGGTGTGTTAGCGGCTGAGGTTGGAGATGGCCAGGTCCACGATGCTATCGCCGCGCCCGCTCATCACGGCCTTCAACGCATAGAGGCTGAAGCCCTTCACCTGCTCACCGCTGATCTTCGGCGGCATGGAAAGCTCGAGACGGTTGCTCACCACATCAAGCAAGGCAGGCCCCTCATGCGAGAGCACCTCGGCGATGGCCGCCGGCAGGTCCGAGGCCCTGGCGACCCGGCGCCCATGGATGCCCATGGCGTTCGCCATCGCGGCGAAATCCGGGTTCTGCAGTTCGACGCCGGTTTCGATGAAGCCGCCGGCTTTCATCTCCAGTTCCACGAAGCCCAGCGTTCCGTTATTCAGCACGATGATCTTTACCGGCAGCTTCTCCTGGGCCAGGGTGATGAAATCGCCCATGAGCATGGCGAAGCCGCCATCGCCCGACAGCGAAATCACCTGGCGCTTGGGGAAGGCGGCCTGGATGCCGATGGCCTGCGGCATGGCATTGGCCATGGAGCCGTGCACGAAGGAGCCGACGAGCCGACGCTTGCCATTCATCTTTAGGTAGCGGGCGGCCCAGATCGTCGGCGTGCCCACATCGCAGGTGAACACGGCATCTTCCTCAGCCAGCTCGCTCACCAGGTGGCTCACCTGCTGCGGATGGATGAGCTCATGGCCCGGCTTGATCTCGGCCAGCTCATCCAGGCCCTCGCGAGCACGGGCGTAGTGGGATAGGCAGCGGTCGAGGTGGCCACGCACGCGCTTGGGCTCGATGCGCGGTAGCAGGGCACGCAGCGTTTCGCCCACGTCGCCGACCACGCCCAGGTCCACGCGGCAGCGACGGCCGATGTTGCCCGGGCGGATATCGACCTGCGCGATCTTCGCCTCTTCCGGGTAGAACTGGCGGTAGGGGAAATCGGTGCCGAGCATCAGCAGCGTGTCGCAATCTTCCATCGCGTGGTAACCGGAGCTGAAACCGATCAGCCCCGTCATGCCCACGTCGAAGGGATTGTCGTACTCCACGTATTCCTTGCCGCCGAGCGCGTGGACGATCGGGGATTTCAGCGCATCGGCGAGAGCAATCAGTTCGCTATGCGCGCCGGCGGTGCCGCGGCCGCAGAGCAGGGTGATGCGCTTGCCCGCGTTGAGCAGCGCCGCCAATGCATCGAGCTCGCGCTCGCCGGGGATCACCTTGGGCGCGGGCGGCAGCAGGCCAGCTGCTGGCGTCACCTTCTTCGTCAGTGCCTTGCGCATGGCCACGTCACCCGGGATCACCACCACGGCCACGCCGCGCTGGCCCACCGCGGCACGGATCGCCGAATCGAGTACGTAGGGCATCTGCGCCGGGTCGGAGACCATTTCGCAGTACACGCTGCACTCGCGGAACAGTTCGACGGGATGCGTTTCCTGGAAGTAGCCGCTGCCGATTTCCGCGCTGGGGATGTGCGCGGCAATGGCCAGCACCGGTGTGCGGGTGCGCTGGCAGTCGAACAGGCCGTTGATCAGGTGCAGGTTGCCGGGGCCGCAGCTGCCCGCGCATACCGCAAGCTCGCCGGTGAGCTGGGCCTCGCCGCCAGCGGCGAACGCGGCGGCTTCTTCGTGGCGCATGTGCACCCAATCGATGCGGTTGCGCTCGCGCAGGGAATCCGTGATGGCGTTGAGGCTATCGCCAACCACGCCATAGATACGGCGAATGCCGGCCTCTTCCAGGGTTTCTGCGAACAGGTCGGCCAGGGTGGAAATGGACATGCGGGGCTCCGTGGGGACACGAAAGCCCAAGTGTGCCTATTCCGGGGTCTACGGCTTGTCTAACCGTGCCATTCGTAGAGGAAATCCCAGACACCATGGCCAAGACGCAGGCCGCGGCGTTCGAAATGGGTTTCGATGCGCCATGCCGGGCGCTCGGCGGTTTCGCCTGGACCCACGCGGTTACGCCAGCCCGGGGCGGCTTCCATCACTTCGCGCATGTGCTCGGCATAGGCCTCCCAATCGGTGGCCAGGTGGAGCAGGCCGCCCGGTGCCATACGCGAGGCCAGCAAGGCCACGAAGGCCGGCTGCACGATACGGCGCTTGTTGTGGCGCTTCTTGTGCCACGGGTCCGGGAACCAGATGCGCACCTCGGAAAGACTGCCCGGCGGGATCTCGTTTTCCAGCACTTCGACGGCATCGTGCTTGTAGATGCGCACGTTGCTGGCATCGCGTGCGGCCAACGCGTTCATCAGCCGGCCCACGCCCGGGCCATGCACTTCCACGCCGATGTAATCGCGGGCCAGGTCGTGCTCCGACGCCCAGGCCAGGGCCTCGCCGTTGCCGAAGCCGATCTCGAGCACGCGCGGTGCCTCGCGGCCGAAGGTGGCATTGAGGTCGCGGTTCGTGGCCGCGTAGTCCAGGCCGAAGCGCGCCCAGTGGTCATCGAAGGCGCGCTGCTGGGCCGGGGTCATGCGGCCCTCGCGCAGCACGAAGCTGCGGATGCGGCGCTGGAACGGGCCTTCGCCCGGGGTGTCGTCGTCGTGCGTCATGCGGTTTAACCTACCAATCCTTCCACGGGGCTCGAAGCCGAGGCAAAACGCTTGCGCGGGATACGGCCCGCGCGGAACGCGGCGCGCCCGGCTTCCACGGCCAGCTTCATCGCGTGCGCCATCAACACCGGATCCTTCGCACCGGCGATGGCGGTGTTCATGAGCACGCCATGGCAGCCCAGTTCCATCGCGATCGCGGCATCCGAGGCGGTGCCGACGCCGGCATCGACGATGACCGGCACCTTGGCGTTCTCGACGATCTCGAGCAGGTTGTAACGGTTCTGGATGCCCAGGCCCGAGCCAATCGGCGCGGCCAGCGGCATGATCGCGGCGCAGCCGATCTCTTCGAGGCGGCGGGCCAGGATCGGGTCATCGGAGGTGTAGACCATGACGTCGAAGCCATCGGCCACGAGCTTTTCTGCCGCGGTGAGCGTCTGCACCACATCCGGGTAGAGCGTGCGCTCATCGCCGAGCACTTCGAGCTTCACCAGGTTGTGGCCATCGAGCAGCTCGCGCGCCAGGCGGCAGGTGCGCACGGCGTCGTCGGCCGTGTAGCAGCCCGCGGTGTTCGGCAGCAGGGTGAATCGATCGGGCGGCAGCGCATCCAGCAGGTTCGGCTGGCTGGCATCCTGGCCGATGTTCACGCGGCGGATGGCGAGGGTGACGATCTGCGCGCCCGCGGCCTCGGTGGCGCGGCGGGTCTCGTCGAAATCCTTGTACTTGCCGGTGCCGGTCAGCAGGCGCGAATGGAACGTGCGGCCAGCGATAACGAGCGCATCATCACCAGCGGGGGAAAAGTGGTTCATGCGGGGTCTTCCGTCGAGGGGCGCGGCTTAGCCGCCACCGATGGCATGGACGATCTCCACCTTGTCGCCCTCGGCGAGCAGGTGGGTGGGGTGTGCGCTACGCGGCACGATCTCGAGGTTCACCTCCACCGCCACCCGCTTGCCGGCATAGCCAGCGGCGTCGAGCAGGGTGGTCACCGAGGTGCCGGGCGCGCAATCGCGCGCTTCGCCGTTAAGAGTGATCTGCATTCGCCCATTGTAGCCGGTGGGGGCGCTGGCGGGCCGGCCGGTCGGGCCTGTCGCGATCGCTTATCGGCGGGGGGCTTGGCGGCCTAGCGGCTGCGGGTTGGCACGCTGGCGCCGCGGGGGATCTGTGGCGGTGGGCCGGAGCCCGGCTGCTGGTAGAGCGGTACGCTGCTTTGGCCAGCGCCGGGGTTGTAGGCGCGCGGCGGGGGCTCGTTGATGCTCGGACGGGGGCCGTTGGGGTTGTTGAACCCGTTGTTCCAGCCGCCGTTGCCGCCGCCGTGATCGTGGTCGTGGCGGCCGTTGTTGTCCTGAACCGGGGCGACGTTGAAGCGGGTGTAGTCGCGGTTCGGGTTGGATTTGCCGCCCACGACCACCGTGTTGCCCGGATTGGGGCGGTTGTCGTGGCCCTGGCCGCCGTGGTCGTGATCGTGGTCGCCGTCGTGCCAGCCGCCGCCGGGGCGGTCGTGGCCGCGATCGGGGTAGCCGTTGCCGGGGTAGTTTCCACCCGGGTAGCCGCCGCCGTAGGGCGGGGCGCCGACGTAGTAGCCGCCATCGACATAGTCGCCGCCCTGGCTGCTCGACGACTCGTAGCTGCCGGTGTTCACCTGACCGCCGACATAGAGCCTCGCCGGCGTGGGCAGGGTGCCGGTGCTCACCGTCTCCTGGCGCTCCGGGGCCCCCGGCCCTGAGATGTAACTCACACCCGGCTTCGGCATGTTGGCCGTGGAAACCGTTCGCGACTGCGCCAGCGCCGAAACGGCACTGAGCGAAAGCACGACAGCTAGCGACAACGTGGCAAAGCGCATGGCGGCGGTCCTCGTAAGAATTCCCCGACACGATTATGCGCCGCAGCCCGACCGCCCGTGTGTAGCGGATCCGGCCCGTTCAGGCAGCCGCCACCTTTCCCCTGGCCGCCATGTCGTTTAACATCCGTGGCCTGACGCGGGTGTAGCTCAATGGTAGAGCTGTAGCTTCCCAAGCTACTGACGAGGGTTCGATTCCCTTCACCCGCTCCAGTCAGCAACCCGCCTTCATAGCTGCCAAGTAGTGCTGGGTCCGCGCGCAAATCATTGATATAGAGACGTAAAGGGCTGTGGCCCGAATGTCCGGAGCGCGCCGATGAAGTCACCTAGCCTCAAAGACAAAGCCTCCTACTACGCCAGGGTTCGCGAGACCAACTACGCGAACAGCCTTCGTCTGGAGGGCTTTTCCGTGCTGCCTAAAATGAGCGGGAAGAGTGCTCCTGCCGCGTTGACGTCGAAGAAGGCTGGCCGGAATCCGGTGTGACGAACGACAAGTACGGCGTCGCCGACGATTCGTATTGCTACCCAGGTACCAGCGTACTCATATCATGAGATCGGCTGGAGTAGTGTCGATCCGGACGAGTGGGGCGCGGCGAACGTTGCGGCTTACGAAGTCGACTGCACCTTGCTTGAAGGCATCTTCAATTCGATGCATCGGTGCCGCGATCCCAATGGAGTAATCGAGGATGTCGTTGTTCACGTCCTAGATACCGGTGTCATAGCGTTTGTCGATGATATAGCGGCTGGCGGACGTGAGTGGCGGTTCCAACTTGCTGCCAAATACAGACGGGAATAGTTTCGGCCGTCAGCCGAGCCCGTGGTTCTCGACCTGAATCAGCGCGCGTGGTATCAACCATCGTGGCGTCGGTTTTCGTAAGTGCCGGCGTGCCCTCGCGCTACGGCTTGGCCGTGCTGGGGATAGGCACGGCACAGTTCGCCGAAGCAGTGGCCGTGATCTTCAGGGGGTGTAGTTCGACATAGATGCCCAGCCTGCACGGTGTGCCGGGCGCTTGCTCAGTTCGAGGCTAAGGTCGGCGTGCCCATCTATCGTGCCTGCCGCTTTAACGGTCATTGCGGGTCGTCCAGAGAGCCAAGAGGAAGGCGTCATGATACGAACCAACTACGTTCTGGTGGATTATGAAAACGTCCAGCCGAAATCCCTCACTGCGCTCGTGGGCGACCATCCGTTCAAGGTGCTCCTATTTGTCGGGGCGAGTCAGGCGAAGGTGACGTTTGAGGTGGCTGAGTCCATGCAGGCACTCGGTGCCAATGCCAGCTACGTCAAAATTAGTGGCAATGGGTCGAATGCCCTGGATTTCCACGTGGCCTACTACATCGGTCGGATTTCTTGCGAGGACCCAACAGCGTTCTTCCACATCATCTCGAAGGACGCGGGCTTTGACCCTCTCATTGCCCACCTCAAATCAAAGAAGATTCTGGCGGCCCGCCACAAAGACGTCACTGACATCCCGCTGCTGAAGGCCGCAAATTCAAAGACCCTCGCTGAGAAGGTCGACGTCGTCCTGGCAAACCTGCGACAGCGGGGCGCTTCCCGTCCGCGCACGGTCAAGACCCTCTCCAGCACCATCGGGTCCCTGTTTCAGAAGCAGCTTGTGGAGGGGGACATCAAGGCGATTTTGGCCGAACTGGCAAAGGCTGGTCACGCGGCCATGGATGGAACCAAGGTGAGCTACACGCTTTAAAAGATTAAGCGGTCAATTCATGCCAGCATTCAACACCTATCGATATCGCTGCCATTTCCCCGCCTCTCTTTTCTGCATCTCCGTTGCCCTATTTAATCGCTGGTATGAGGCCGATAATATCGGTCTTCTGAATTCCTGCCACCCGGCGCTGGCGGTTGGCACGAGCCCAGCCGAACACGCAGAAGGGTGGGGCGTCAAAATCAACACTGTCCGGAGCCAAGTCCGGGCGCTCCTGGAGAAGTCGGGACACCAGAACCTGCGGGCACTCGTTACACATTCGAAAAATGGGAACGCATGAAGGACGCAAACCAGAAGACTGACGGCTCAGAGAGGCTGACCGGAGATTTCATCAGCGTTATCGAAGGATTCCGAGCATACAACCCGCTGGCGAACGCCATTCCTAGTGAGAGGCACACTGCCATCGCCATCTTCCTCTCCCTTGGCTTGATGGTGACCGGTGCGAGTCTTGTCGCAGCTTGCGGAATTGAAGCATCGATGACGGGCTACTCCGATTGGTTCTGGAGTGAGGCGGCCGATGTCATTGCAGACTGGACAATCGGTCTCTGTGCGGTGCCTTTTCTTGCCTATCCCATGCTCTTCGTTACTCGGTTCGGCAAGCGCGACGCAGACCGCGCCCGGCACATCGGAGGTGAGTACATTCACAGAAGTCGTCAGGTGGACGCACTGCTCACGGCTCCTCTTCCCATTCTTCGGTCTCTCGACCGGTTTTATGAACAGAGGTCTCCTGGTGTCCTCGGCTTCATGAGTTCATTGGTTGGAAGTGGCGTGACCACCCTGGCGACACTGGGTGCGGTTTCAGGCATTGCCAAGCTGTTGTGGGATGCGAGACCGGATGGTCGTCCAGCAGGGACATTGGCGGTCATTTTGGTTTCGATGGTGGCATTCCTTGCCCTCGTAGCGACGCTCAGTCGGCATTCTCTGAACCGGGCAGCCTACCGCCGGTCGGTGGTCGCTGAAGCTCTCGCAGTGAAGGAGGCTACGGCAGCGCCCGAGGGGTAACCATAAGCGACACTAGCCTTCTTTTGAGTGTCACGGATGCTGCCCCTCGGGTTGAATGGCGAGCCGTCGACAAATCGGCCGGGCACATTGCTGCCGGTCCTCAGTCACTCATATCGTCGCCCAGTTCATGAGGGCCTCCTCGCGGCTATCCATACGATCCAGAGGCGCTGTTACTGAAACATGCTGCGCGCCATAGAACTCCATGTTGATGTTCACCGTCCCAGGTTTCTCGATGACTTGGTAGGCGAAGATGCCAGGGTGACCACCATGCTTCTTATACATAGCAAAGTCTGAGAATGTCCGACGACGCACCGTGGCGACAGCGTGTGCAAAATCCGGGTCGACCATTTTGTTAAAGGGGATGAATAGGGGAACAGCAAACAGTTCCCCGGAAAGTTTCTGCCGTCCTCCGTGATGGTGGAAATAAAGCGCCCTTGCCATCTTCCTGAGAGATGTCGACAGGAGTTCCGTGTCGAGAGAAAACGTGCCTTCGAGTCAGCTTCGAGCGCTCATGAATTTACCCGATACAATCATCGGCAGCTTCCGCAACAGCGGTGCTTGTCTGGCATCTTATAAGGGGAACGGAGATGGCTGATTCTGTCGTGAGGCCCTACAAAGCGATCGTCTGGACATCGGAACCTGACGCTGTCGGAGTGCGTCGCGAAATTCTCGCAACAAGTCTCGACGACGCAAATGCTCAACTGGTCGCCGAGTTCGGCGAGGACTGCACGATGACGCTGTGGAACGAGGAGGACGCGGAGCGGCCGCGTTGAGGTCGTCGTGCCATGTCGGGCATGCTGACTTGTCAGCCGTTCTTATTGCTACGCGGCACGCGCGGCTTTCCCTCGTGCACATCTGGAGGCGGTGCCGTGGTTGGGCAACTGCGCCGCGATGCCGGGTATTGCTATCCAAGTACCAATGCGCTCATTGAACCTTCTCGATCTTCGCGACGAGTCGCCGCTTCACGACGCGGATTATCGTTGAAGAGAACGCGACGGCTTCAGCCCGTCTCGGTAACGAGCACGTCTCCCACGCAACGTGTGTCCTCGTCGGCGGTGTGGTGGCGGAGCGCCCAGAGTTGACGGGCTGCGCCGGTTCGCCCAGGCGGATAGGTGACCCGGAGGGCGCGGTGGTCGCCCAGTCGATAGAACTCCAAGGTGGTTGTTGACGTTCGCGGCGAAGTAGCGACGA
This genomic interval carries:
- the poxB gene encoding ubiquinone-dependent pyruvate dehydrogenase, which encodes MADLFAETLEEAGIRRIYGVVGDSLNAITDSLRERNRIDWVHMRHEEAAAFAAGGEAQLTGELAVCAGSCGPGNLHLINGLFDCQRTRTPVLAIAAHIPSAEIGSGYFQETHPVELFRECSVYCEMVSDPAQMPYVLDSAIRAAVGQRGVAVVVIPGDVAMRKALTKKVTPAAGLLPPAPKVIPGERELDALAALLNAGKRITLLCGRGTAGAHSELIALADALKSPIVHALGGKEYVEYDNPFDVGMTGLIGFSSGYHAMEDCDTLLMLGTDFPYRQFYPEEAKIAQVDIRPGNIGRRCRVDLGVVGDVGETLRALLPRIEPKRVRGHLDRCLSHYARAREGLDELAEIKPGHELIHPQQVSHLVSELAEEDAVFTCDVGTPTIWAARYLKMNGKRRLVGSFVHGSMANAMPQAIGIQAAFPKRQVISLSGDGGFAMLMGDFITLAQEKLPVKIIVLNNGTLGFVELEMKAGGFIETGVELQNPDFAAMANAMGIHGRRVARASDLPAAIAEVLSHEGPALLDVVSNRLELSMPPKISGEQVKGFSLYALKAVMSGRGDSIVDLAISNLSR
- the trmB gene encoding tRNA (guanosine(46)-N7)-methyltransferase TrmB, whose translation is MTHDDDTPGEGPFQRRIRSFVLREGRMTPAQQRAFDDHWARFGLDYAATNRDLNATFGREAPRVLEIGFGNGEALAWASEHDLARDYIGVEVHGPGVGRLMNALAARDASNVRIYKHDAVEVLENEIPPGSLSEVRIWFPDPWHKKRHNKRRIVQPAFVALLASRMAPGGLLHLATDWEAYAEHMREVMEAAPGWRNRVGPGETAERPAWRIETHFERRGLRLGHGVWDFLYEWHG
- a CDS encoding thiazole synthase — its product is MNHFSPAGDDALVIAGRTFHSRLLTGTGKYKDFDETRRATEAAGAQIVTLAIRRVNIGQDASQPNLLDALPPDRFTLLPNTAGCYTADDAVRTCRLARELLDGHNLVKLEVLGDERTLYPDVVQTLTAAEKLVADGFDVMVYTSDDPILARRLEEIGCAAIMPLAAPIGSGLGIQNRYNLLEIVENAKVPVIVDAGVGTASDAAIAMELGCHGVLMNTAIAGAKDPVLMAHAMKLAVEAGRAAFRAGRIPRKRFASASSPVEGLVG
- the thiS gene encoding sulfur carrier protein ThiS; its protein translation is MQITLNGEARDCAPGTSVTTLLDAAGYAGKRVAVEVNLEIVPRSAHPTHLLAEGDKVEIVHAIGGG
- a CDS encoding YhfG family protein; translated protein: MKSPSLKDKASYYARVRETNYANSLRLEGFSVLPKMSGKSAPAALTSKKAGRNPV
- a CDS encoding PIN domain-containing protein, which produces MIRTNYVLVDYENVQPKSLTALVGDHPFKVLLFVGASQAKVTFEVAESMQALGANASYVKISGNGSNALDFHVAYYIGRISCEDPTAFFHIISKDAGFDPLIAHLKSKKILAARHKDVTDIPLLKAANSKTLAEKVDVVLANLRQRGASRPRTVKTLSSTIGSLFQKQLVEGDIKAILAELAKAGHAAMDGTKVSYTL